In one window of Fictibacillus phosphorivorans DNA:
- a CDS encoding GNAT family N-acetyltransferase: MPTKLEKKITIRTVRVEDAEAIIQIHRAVISEHDYFIALPTEFKKTTEDHQEWISNILNHERETMLVAEYENNVVGWIVFLSHERMRMHHIGSFAIMLQKEWRNKGIGKLMIHELLSWAEKHPLIEKVTLGTFSTNTRAIELYKKLGFIEEGRKVKEFKFGNGEYVDDVLMYKWVK; the protein is encoded by the coding sequence ATGCCGACGAAACTAGAGAAAAAAATAACGATTCGTACCGTTCGTGTTGAGGATGCAGAAGCTATTATTCAAATTCATCGTGCAGTGATTTCTGAACACGATTATTTTATTGCACTACCCACTGAATTTAAAAAGACGACAGAAGATCATCAAGAATGGATATCTAACATTCTGAACCATGAACGAGAGACCATGCTTGTAGCAGAATACGAAAACAATGTGGTGGGATGGATCGTTTTTCTGTCACATGAAAGAATGAGGATGCACCATATCGGTTCGTTTGCTATTATGTTACAAAAAGAATGGAGAAATAAAGGAATTGGAAAGTTAATGATTCACGAGCTATTATCATGGGCTGAAAAGCATCCGCTCATTGAAAAAGTTACGTTAGGAACGTTTTCAACTAATACTAGAGCAATAGAATTGTATAAAAAACTAGGATTTATAGAAGAAGGGCGGAAAGTAAAAGAATTTAAGTTCGGCAACGGCGAGTATGTTGACGATGTTTTGATGTATAAGTGGGTAAAGTAA
- a CDS encoding DMT family transporter: MNRSWGYVLLGSVFEVCWVIGLKHSNNMLTWTGTMIAIIFSFTLLILATKHLPVGTVYAVFTGLGASGTVLMEMLVFGEPFKMLKIILILVLLAGVMGLKLVTGEPKSEGRVQ; the protein is encoded by the coding sequence ATGAATCGTTCTTGGGGTTATGTCCTTTTAGGTTCAGTGTTTGAAGTGTGTTGGGTGATCGGACTAAAGCATTCTAACAATATGTTAACTTGGACGGGGACAATGATCGCGATCATCTTCTCTTTTACATTGCTTATCCTGGCCACGAAACATCTACCTGTAGGTACCGTATATGCTGTATTTACTGGCTTGGGGGCAAGTGGAACTGTGTTGATGGAGATGCTTGTTTTTGGAGAACCATTTAAAATGCTAAAAATCATACTGATTCTCGTGCTTCTTGCAGGAGTTATGGGACTCAAATTAGTAACAGGAGAACCAAAATCAGAAGGAAGAGTTCAATAA
- a CDS encoding NUDIX hydrolase → MAKWKTIKTRYIYQTPFGHLRTDSCQLSNGETIDNYYVHEYPDWVNAIVLTKEKQIVLVEQYRHPGNDFYLEIPAGKVEEDESYEEGIIREVQEETGFISLNKPILLGEFMVNPATQTNKVLTFLIFDAFQSSSQNLDENEDVTLKIIPFDHIEQLIEDHKVTQLFMVSAYYLAKNYLSKNEEN, encoded by the coding sequence TTGGCAAAATGGAAAACAATAAAAACACGATATATCTACCAAACGCCTTTTGGTCATTTAAGAACAGATAGCTGTCAGCTTTCTAACGGTGAGACAATAGATAACTATTATGTTCACGAATATCCTGACTGGGTGAATGCAATAGTATTAACTAAAGAAAAACAGATCGTGCTTGTTGAACAATACCGTCATCCTGGTAATGACTTCTATTTAGAGATTCCAGCTGGAAAAGTAGAAGAAGATGAATCTTATGAGGAAGGAATCATTAGAGAGGTTCAAGAGGAAACAGGTTTCATTTCATTAAACAAACCGATCTTACTTGGAGAATTCATGGTGAATCCTGCTACACAGACCAATAAGGTTTTAACGTTTCTAATCTTTGATGCTTTCCAGTCGTCTTCCCAAAACTTAGATGAAAATGAAGATGTAACGCTTAAGATTATCCCTTTTGATCATATAGAGCAGTTGATAGAAGATCATAAAGTTACACAGTTGTTTATGGTAAGCGCTTATTATTTAGCTAAGAATTATCTATCCAAAAATGAAGAAAACTAG
- a CDS encoding NUDIX hydrolase, with protein sequence MGIHDTFRFGAHAMIFNHENQVLLLKRTYGNKGWSLPGGAVDPGETIHQALFRECKEELGIDVMHPILIGIYYHSKINTQAAIFRCEIPEDAKIVLSTEHLDLKWFDLAALSESQRIRAEDALHFQGQVLSRTF encoded by the coding sequence TTGGGAATTCATGATACGTTTCGATTTGGTGCGCATGCTATGATATTTAATCATGAGAATCAAGTGCTTTTGTTAAAACGAACCTACGGAAACAAAGGTTGGAGTTTACCTGGAGGTGCTGTTGATCCGGGTGAAACGATTCATCAAGCATTGTTTCGTGAATGTAAAGAGGAGCTTGGGATCGATGTCATGCATCCTATACTAATCGGAATTTATTATCACAGTAAAATAAATACACAAGCAGCGATCTTTCGATGTGAAATTCCAGAAGATGCAAAAATTGTGCTTAGCACTGAACACTTGGATTTAAAGTGGTTCGATCTAGCAGCATTGAGTGAAAGTCAGCGAATTCGTGCTGAGGATGCTCTGCATTTTCAGGGACAAGTCTTGAGTAGAACATTCTAA
- a CDS encoding malate:quinone oxidoreductase: MSNRETNTDVLLIGAGIMSATLGTILKEIAPEMKIKVFEKLDKAGEESSNEWNNAGTGHAALCELNYTSEKPDGSIDISKAIEINEQFQVSMQFWSYLVEQKLIRNPEDFIMPLPHMSMVQGENNVQFLKKRMEALTENPLFKGMEFSDSPEKLMEWIPLIMEGRSLDESIAATKIDSGTDVNFGSLTRMLFSHLQNKNVDVKYKHSVENLKRTSDGSWELKVKNLNSGSVERHTAKFVFIGGGGGSLHLLQKSGIPEGKHIGGFPVSGIFMVCKNPEVIEQQHAKVYGKAKVGAPPMSVPHLDTRYIDNKKSLLFGPFAGFSPKFLKTGSMLDLVTSVKPNNVLTMLAAGAKEMSLTKYLIQQVLLSKEQRMEELREFIPNAKSEDWDLVVAGQRVQVIKDTESGGKGTLQFGTEVITSADGSIAALLGASPGASTAVHVMLEVLNKCFPQEIGKWEPKIKEMIPSYGQRLMNNPDLLKKVHSSTARTLKLDAKEPTLADFSEIEPTVLHEKI; this comes from the coding sequence ATGAGCAACAGAGAAACGAACACAGACGTCCTTTTAATCGGCGCTGGAATCATGAGTGCTACATTAGGAACGATCTTAAAAGAAATAGCTCCAGAAATGAAAATTAAGGTATTTGAGAAACTTGATAAAGCAGGAGAAGAAAGTTCCAATGAGTGGAACAATGCTGGAACTGGGCATGCTGCACTTTGTGAACTAAATTACACATCGGAAAAACCAGATGGATCGATTGATATTTCAAAAGCCATTGAGATCAATGAACAGTTCCAAGTATCGATGCAGTTCTGGTCTTACCTTGTAGAACAAAAGTTAATTCGCAATCCAGAAGATTTCATCATGCCATTGCCACATATGAGTATGGTTCAAGGAGAAAACAACGTTCAGTTTTTAAAGAAACGTATGGAAGCGCTAACAGAAAATCCTCTTTTTAAAGGGATGGAATTCTCTGATTCTCCAGAGAAATTAATGGAATGGATTCCGTTGATCATGGAAGGTCGTTCTTTAGATGAAAGCATCGCTGCTACCAAGATTGATTCGGGAACTGATGTTAATTTTGGTTCACTCACTCGTATGTTATTTAGTCATCTGCAGAACAAGAATGTAGATGTCAAATACAAACATAGCGTGGAAAACTTAAAGCGTACGAGCGATGGCTCTTGGGAACTGAAGGTTAAAAATCTAAACTCTGGTTCTGTTGAAAGACACACAGCCAAGTTTGTTTTTATTGGTGGTGGAGGGGGAAGTCTTCATCTTCTCCAAAAATCCGGTATTCCTGAAGGAAAGCATATTGGTGGTTTTCCGGTAAGCGGAATCTTCATGGTATGTAAGAATCCAGAAGTGATTGAGCAACAGCACGCGAAAGTATACGGAAAAGCTAAAGTTGGTGCACCACCAATGTCTGTTCCTCATCTGGATACACGATATATTGATAATAAGAAATCGTTATTGTTTGGACCATTCGCTGGATTCTCGCCAAAGTTCTTAAAAACAGGATCTATGCTTGACTTAGTCACTTCTGTAAAACCTAATAACGTTTTAACGATGTTAGCTGCAGGTGCTAAAGAAATGTCACTAACAAAATACTTGATTCAACAAGTGTTGTTGTCAAAAGAACAGCGTATGGAAGAATTACGAGAATTCATCCCAAATGCTAAGAGTGAAGATTGGGATCTTGTCGTAGCTGGCCAACGTGTTCAGGTCATCAAAGATACGGAATCGGGTGGAAAAGGAACGCTTCAGTTCGGTACAGAAGTGATCACATCCGCTGATGGTTCGATTGCGGCCCTACTTGGCGCATCACCTGGTGCTTCCACTGCTGTTCACGTTATGCTGGAAGTGTTGAACAAATGCTTCCCACAAGAAATCGGAAAATGGGAGCCAAAGATCAAAGAGATGATTCCTTCTTATGGCCAGCGATTGATGAACAATCCTGATCTGTTGAAGAAGGTTCATTCTTCAACAGCCCGTACTCTAAAACTTGATGCAAAAGAACCCACTTTAGCAGATTTTTCGGAAATAGAACCTACAGTTTTACATGAAAAGATTTAG
- a CDS encoding DMT family transporter, translating into MGWIFLVFAGLFEVVGVTGMNLVAKKRNILSFLVLVVGFSSSFLLLSLAMQSLPMGTAYAIWTGIGTVGSGIVGILFYGESKNGLRILFMAMVLSAAVGLKLIS; encoded by the coding sequence ATGGGCTGGATCTTTCTGGTGTTTGCAGGTCTTTTCGAAGTGGTAGGTGTAACAGGTATGAACCTAGTTGCTAAGAAGAGAAACATTCTATCTTTTCTTGTTCTTGTTGTAGGGTTTAGCAGCAGTTTTCTTCTGTTGAGTCTCGCTATGCAATCTTTGCCTATGGGAACGGCTTATGCAATCTGGACTGGAATCGGTACAGTGGGTTCTGGGATTGTCGGAATCTTGTTTTATGGTGAATCAAAAAATGGACTAAGAATTCTTTTTATGGCAATGGTATTAAGTGCTGCAGTTGGACTTAAACTGATCAGCTAA
- a CDS encoding tetratricopeptide repeat protein translates to MNVGTREPITQSLERWHIAIRTNHIQQSESIHNEIKSEITQIKDPTTQLYYQLLNSRYLILKKELTSAHAILDTLNDVHLNRTDIFGYYMNLITGMLLTAEGNYEVAELRFIRAFNLLNVLNSITDDIVRADFYHKAAVLYYHIRQPLTALDYANEALKTLSEAEDFELLQSGCENVLGLASLSLKQYGKAEEHFLCALDLAKRIDQSYTSLIKYNIGYLYAEQNMSELAVRYLLEVFEEEEAFYKTHFLLSREYYRLNNEEKAIPFYEKGIELANEEYLHHFKILNALNQATDINELERIVKEGNDYFKQHELFGFVEDYAGELAQVFFTKENHNKASYYFKESYEAKRALQKKEALK, encoded by the coding sequence ATGAACGTCGGAACTAGAGAGCCCATCACACAGTCACTCGAGCGGTGGCATATAGCCATCCGGACAAATCACATACAACAATCTGAGAGCATACATAACGAGATTAAAAGTGAGATCACACAGATTAAAGACCCTACTACACAGTTATATTATCAACTATTAAACAGCCGTTACTTAATATTGAAGAAAGAACTTACTTCTGCTCATGCCATACTCGATACCTTAAATGATGTTCATTTGAATCGAACAGATATTTTTGGGTACTATATGAACTTAATTACCGGAATGCTATTAACAGCCGAAGGAAATTATGAAGTAGCAGAATTACGTTTTATCCGGGCGTTTAACTTATTAAACGTATTGAACAGCATAACGGATGATATCGTGAGAGCCGATTTCTATCATAAAGCTGCCGTTTTGTATTATCACATCCGCCAGCCACTCACAGCATTGGATTATGCAAACGAAGCTTTGAAAACGTTATCTGAAGCAGAAGATTTTGAACTGCTTCAATCCGGCTGTGAAAATGTATTGGGACTTGCTTCTCTATCATTGAAACAATATGGAAAAGCAGAAGAACATTTCCTCTGTGCTCTTGATCTCGCAAAGCGTATTGATCAGTCATATACATCACTGATCAAATACAACATAGGTTATCTGTATGCTGAACAAAACATGTCCGAACTGGCAGTACGCTATTTGTTAGAGGTATTTGAAGAAGAAGAAGCCTTTTATAAGACCCACTTCTTATTGTCTCGAGAATATTATCGATTGAATAATGAAGAAAAAGCAATACCTTTCTATGAAAAAGGAATCGAGCTCGCGAATGAAGAATATCTTCATCACTTTAAGATACTGAACGCCTTAAATCAGGCAACAGATATTAATGAGCTTGAACGTATTGTTAAAGAAGGAAACGACTATTTTAAACAACACGAACTCTTTGGTTTCGTAGAAGATTATGCTGGAGAACTTGCACAGGTCTTCTTCACCAAAGAGAACCACAATAAAGCTAGTTATTATTTTAAAGAGTCTTACGAAGCAAAACGCGCTTTACAAAAAAAGGAGGCACTAAAATGA
- a CDS encoding competence protein ComK: MKRRIVHEKVEKYLITNKTIAIHPFINQWGRVCAEIYEEDAVILVEKKPFRIIKDSCPYYGSTYDGKKDATQILLGRMCFPPIMIDTKLDIFFFPTKSPRKDSCIWLSQPHIDDIESIDRKKVRVIFSNGMDLPIESTSRALKGKLHRAAHYRSVLINRINRDLEKDKEISLKNNDWILT; this comes from the coding sequence ATGAAGCGTAGAATTGTGCACGAAAAAGTGGAAAAATATTTAATAACGAATAAGACCATTGCCATTCATCCATTTATTAATCAGTGGGGAAGGGTTTGTGCAGAAATTTATGAAGAAGACGCAGTCATCCTAGTTGAAAAAAAGCCTTTCCGAATTATTAAAGATTCTTGCCCGTACTATGGAAGTACATACGATGGCAAAAAAGATGCAACCCAGATCCTGTTAGGGAGGATGTGCTTTCCTCCTATCATGATTGACACGAAACTTGATATTTTCTTCTTTCCCACGAAATCACCACGAAAAGACTCCTGCATCTGGCTCTCACAGCCGCATATTGATGATATTGAATCAATTGACCGGAAAAAAGTTAGAGTTATTTTCTCCAACGGAATGGACCTACCTATTGAAAGTACCTCCCGAGCCCTTAAAGGCAAACTCCATCGAGCAGCTCATTACAGAAGTGTATTAATAAATCGAATCAATCGAGATCTAGAAAAGGATAAAGAAATAAGTTTGAAAAACAATGATTGGATCTTAACGTAA
- a CDS encoding GNAT family N-acetyltransferase: protein MKIAKYKETDTEEIIKLFYETVHTVNAKDYSLLELDAWVSFHELQSKVKSWKESFLNNITFVARNLDGIVGFCNLTYSGHLDRLYVHKDYQRQGIASALVNMIESEARKLNVLSIDTDASITAKVFFEQRGYQVVSLQHVVRKGVTLINYKMTKNLCE, encoded by the coding sequence CTGAAAATTGCAAAGTACAAGGAAACGGATACAGAGGAGATTATTAAGCTGTTTTATGAAACTGTACATACCGTAAATGCAAAAGACTATTCATTACTAGAGTTGGATGCTTGGGTATCCTTTCATGAATTACAATCTAAAGTGAAGTCATGGAAGGAATCATTCTTAAACAACATAACGTTTGTAGCTAGGAATCTTGATGGAATAGTTGGTTTCTGCAATTTAACATACAGTGGACATTTAGATCGACTGTATGTTCATAAGGATTACCAACGACAAGGAATAGCTTCGGCATTAGTAAATATGATTGAATCGGAAGCAAGGAAATTAAATGTATTAAGTATTGATACTGATGCAAGTATTACTGCTAAAGTATTTTTTGAACAGCGAGGTTACCAAGTAGTTTCTCTACAACATGTAGTTCGAAAAGGTGTTACTTTGATAAATTATAAAATGACAAAAAACTTATGTGAATAG
- a CDS encoding MBL fold metallo-hydrolase, producing MFFNKTSQYGEKHHVCYLNGKVTFQGVSLNVYSYLVDGVLIDTGAKSLHKHFKPFIDAADFDQVFITHFHEDHTGCASYIEKTKKVPIYLDEKTMDYCAKRAKYPLYRQFFWGRRKPFHAEKMKTELQSRNAMWDAIPTPGHAIDHHAFLNRETGQLFTGDLYVMERTKVVLEEESIPTIIQSLRRVLTYDFQDVFCNHAGFVRDGRKALERKLQYLLDIQHEVLTLQNHGDPPEVICQKLFPRKFPIIKFSRGEWDSIHIVHSIINENHGIHT from the coding sequence GTGTTTTTTAATAAAACGTCTCAATATGGAGAAAAACATCATGTTTGTTACTTAAATGGGAAGGTCACTTTTCAAGGTGTTTCCTTAAACGTTTATAGTTATCTCGTAGATGGTGTATTGATAGATACTGGTGCCAAGTCTTTACATAAGCATTTCAAACCCTTTATAGATGCAGCTGATTTTGATCAAGTATTCATTACACATTTTCATGAAGACCATACAGGGTGTGCGAGTTATATAGAAAAAACAAAAAAAGTTCCCATTTATTTAGATGAAAAAACAATGGATTATTGCGCGAAACGGGCCAAATATCCACTGTATAGACAGTTTTTTTGGGGAAGAAGAAAACCATTTCATGCAGAAAAAATGAAAACTGAACTTCAATCTAGAAACGCAATGTGGGATGCAATACCTACACCAGGTCATGCAATAGATCACCACGCTTTTCTAAATCGAGAAACGGGTCAATTGTTCACAGGTGATCTGTATGTAATGGAAAGGACGAAAGTGGTTCTCGAGGAAGAGAGTATTCCTACTATCATTCAATCATTAAGGCGGGTTTTAACGTATGATTTTCAGGATGTGTTTTGCAATCATGCTGGGTTTGTTCGAGATGGAAGAAAGGCACTTGAACGAAAACTTCAATATCTTTTAGATATTCAACATGAAGTATTAACTTTACAAAACCACGGTGATCCACCAGAAGTCATTTGTCAGAAGCTCTTTCCGAGAAAATTTCCGATTATCAAATTTTCAAGAGGTGAATGGGATTCTATTCATATTGTTCATTCAATCATAAACGAAAATCATGGTATACACACATAA
- a CDS encoding ATP-binding protein, protein MLESIQSMCLHVVFILFTILIYQVFFNERDEERRKVTSKYYLLMLIILVFTMSQPVVYSEIYKYDFKSVAIILSFLYGGKRVGFSSFLVLLLMAYFTDQNLAVLLGNYMVLCLLLLPITRLFHRYGIKGKVTVISLFYSLIPITRGISLLIKGDEQELFFELSSSLIVLATLIAVVHLIENMKEQIEMRQELVRTEKMNVVSQLAASVAHEIRNPMTSVRGFMQLMQKEELTKEQQMYISISIEELDRAQEIINQYLALAKPQTDQYEIIDLTSTIQQSIDVMHSYAILNSIHISQNVEPSLKIEGLKLEIQQVLINIIKNAIEAIKSKGEIKIIAYHDMSGYICIKIKDNGVGMSTDQLKKLGSPYYSTKEKGTGLGLTVCHQIVKQMGGRITIHSELKKGTSFTIKLPSK, encoded by the coding sequence ATGTTAGAGTCTATACAAAGCATGTGCTTACATGTGGTCTTTATCCTTTTTACAATCCTTATTTATCAAGTGTTCTTTAATGAAAGAGATGAAGAACGTAGAAAAGTTACATCGAAATACTATCTGCTTATGCTGATCATTCTAGTTTTCACGATGAGTCAGCCAGTCGTTTATTCTGAGATCTATAAATATGATTTTAAGTCTGTAGCCATCATATTGTCCTTTTTATACGGTGGAAAAAGGGTGGGTTTTTCAAGCTTCCTTGTCCTTCTATTGATGGCATACTTTACAGATCAAAACCTAGCAGTCTTACTAGGAAACTACATGGTGCTCTGTTTATTGTTATTGCCAATTACACGACTCTTTCATCGGTATGGCATCAAAGGAAAAGTTACTGTAATCAGTTTGTTCTACTCACTGATCCCTATTACGCGAGGAATTTCACTTTTAATAAAAGGTGACGAGCAGGAACTCTTTTTCGAGTTGAGTTCTTCCCTTATCGTTTTGGCAACGCTAATTGCAGTCGTGCATTTGATTGAAAATATGAAAGAGCAGATTGAAATGAGACAAGAGCTCGTTCGTACTGAAAAAATGAATGTTGTCAGTCAGCTTGCTGCATCTGTTGCACACGAGATTCGAAACCCCATGACTTCAGTAAGAGGGTTTATGCAACTCATGCAAAAAGAGGAGTTAACGAAAGAACAGCAGATGTACATCAGTATCTCGATTGAAGAGCTTGATCGGGCGCAGGAAATCATTAATCAATATTTAGCGCTGGCTAAACCACAAACGGATCAATATGAGATTATTGATCTAACCTCAACCATTCAACAATCAATTGATGTGATGCACTCTTATGCCATTTTGAACTCTATACATATTTCGCAAAACGTTGAACCTTCTCTGAAAATTGAAGGACTCAAGCTGGAAATTCAGCAGGTATTGATTAACATTATTAAGAACGCCATTGAAGCAATTAAGTCAAAAGGCGAGATTAAAATAATAGCCTACCATGATATGAGCGGATATATATGCATCAAGATTAAAGATAATGGTGTGGGCATGTCCACTGATCAATTGAAAAAGCTTGGCAGTCCCTATTATTCTACGAAAGAAAAAGGAACAGGACTTGGTTTAACGGTTTGTCACCAAATTGTAAAGCAGATGGGTGGACGAATTACGATTCATAGTGAGTTAAAGAAAGGTACCTCCTTTACGATTAAACTGCCTTCAAAGTGA
- a CDS encoding TVP38/TMEM64 family protein, producing the protein MTHILTKKQITLEVALHVLLTSLTIVTLFKLLPTITPVFQVVGLIFCLFIFISDFIILTKKNRQFLKVTRLLCLYLFAVSSVIFITFYLTKLLVVTDVYGFEKLLQLHESTAKWIYLVICFAQPIILPLPEVITVAGASSVFGPVTAIYLGFIGTLSGIVVMYIIARWGGQRLVSRIVKKEQLAKYQNYVRRNEVLFLVIMFVIPVLPDEIICIGAGLSGVSFSRFIFVAAVSKLFTTTTFAYSALLLKVFSITNAELMIYTSIVAGIIFLITFIRNKLVTKINQ; encoded by the coding sequence ATGACTCACATACTCACAAAAAAACAAATAACGTTAGAGGTTGCGTTGCACGTGCTTTTAACATCCTTAACAATCGTTACACTTTTTAAATTACTCCCAACCATTACACCAGTCTTTCAAGTGGTGGGTCTTATATTCTGCTTATTCATCTTCATAAGCGATTTTATCATCTTGACTAAAAAGAATAGACAATTCCTAAAAGTTACTAGGCTTCTATGCTTGTATCTATTCGCAGTAAGTAGTGTCATATTCATAACGTTCTATCTTACTAAATTGTTGGTTGTAACCGACGTATATGGTTTTGAAAAATTATTACAACTTCATGAATCAACAGCTAAATGGATCTATTTAGTGATCTGTTTTGCACAACCCATAATTCTTCCACTTCCCGAAGTAATTACAGTCGCTGGTGCAAGCAGCGTTTTCGGTCCTGTGACCGCCATTTATTTAGGGTTTATAGGAACACTCTCAGGTATTGTAGTCATGTACATTATAGCACGATGGGGTGGGCAACGATTGGTCTCTCGAATCGTGAAAAAGGAACAACTCGCTAAATATCAAAATTATGTACGAAGAAACGAAGTGCTCTTTCTAGTCATTATGTTTGTTATCCCTGTGCTTCCTGATGAAATCATCTGTATCGGTGCAGGTCTAAGCGGAGTAAGTTTCAGCAGGTTCATATTTGTTGCTGCTGTCTCAAAACTTTTTACAACAACTACGTTTGCGTATTCTGCTCTCCTTCTAAAAGTGTTCTCCATAACAAATGCTGAACTTATGATCTATACATCAATCGTTGCAGGGATAATATTCCTTATAACATTTATAAGAAACAAGCTAGTAACAAAGATAAATCAATAA
- a CDS encoding GNAT family N-acetyltransferase: MSYYDNELRIRPIIDRDLPKLWELIYKEKAPEWKQWDAPYFEHKQIPFEEFMWNKDHYVDHEQRWAIEVAGEVIGTVSYYWEHEPSLWLEMGIGIYNPNYWSGGYGTRAFILWINHLFNKLPLVRVGYTTWSGNERMIKVGEKLGMKMEGRMRKCRYYNGEYYDSIRMGILREEWDSSTLGG, translated from the coding sequence ATGTCATATTACGATAACGAGTTACGTATCAGACCAATTATAGACAGGGACCTCCCCAAGCTTTGGGAACTCATTTATAAAGAGAAGGCACCAGAATGGAAACAATGGGATGCTCCATATTTTGAGCACAAACAAATTCCTTTTGAAGAATTTATGTGGAACAAAGATCACTATGTTGATCATGAACAACGGTGGGCGATAGAAGTGGCTGGCGAGGTAATTGGAACCGTGAGTTATTATTGGGAGCACGAGCCTTCTCTCTGGTTAGAGATGGGGATTGGTATCTACAATCCTAATTATTGGAGCGGAGGATATGGCACAAGGGCCTTTATTTTATGGATCAACCACTTGTTTAATAAGCTTCCACTTGTTCGGGTGGGATACACAACTTGGTCAGGGAATGAGCGGATGATTAAGGTTGGTGAAAAACTTGGCATGAAAATGGAAGGAAGAATGAGAAAGTGTCGTTATTACAATGGAGAGTATTATGACTCGATCAGGATGGGCATTCTTCGAGAAGAGTGGGATTCATCCACATTAGGAGGTTAA
- a CDS encoding class I SAM-dependent methyltransferase, with protein sequence MNTVKHNSKAWDKKVEDGVSYTRPVSKEIIEKSKLDDWHITVTTEKSVPRGWFPKLLHGVKVLCLASGGGQQGPVLAAAGAEVTVVDISQKQLENDQMVAETNHLSLRVIQGDMCDLSMFDEGEFDLIVHPVSNVFVEDISPVWREASRVLKDRGVLISGFTNPLLFIFDDEEDQKGNLVVSNSIPYSTLDSMTEKEKSAYLMADETIEFGHTLENQIQGQIDAGFVITGLYEDDFGGRRPIDSFIKSFVATRAVKMKLD encoded by the coding sequence ATGAATACGGTTAAACACAATAGCAAGGCTTGGGACAAAAAGGTAGAAGATGGTGTGAGCTATACAAGGCCAGTATCAAAAGAAATTATTGAAAAAAGTAAATTAGATGATTGGCATATTACCGTTACAACTGAAAAGTCTGTTCCTAGAGGTTGGTTTCCGAAGTTACTACATGGAGTTAAGGTGCTTTGTCTTGCTTCTGGAGGCGGTCAACAAGGTCCTGTGCTAGCTGCGGCTGGTGCAGAGGTTACAGTTGTAGATATATCCCAAAAACAGTTAGAAAATGATCAGATGGTGGCAGAAACAAATCATTTAAGTCTAAGAGTCATACAAGGAGATATGTGTGATCTTTCTATGTTTGATGAAGGGGAGTTCGACTTAATTGTTCATCCTGTTTCAAATGTATTTGTTGAAGACATTTCTCCTGTTTGGAGAGAAGCGTCACGTGTATTAAAAGACCGAGGTGTACTTATATCAGGTTTTACAAATCCATTATTGTTTATATTTGATGATGAAGAAGACCAAAAGGGAAATCTAGTGGTAAGTAACAGCATTCCTTATTCAACTCTTGATTCTATGACAGAAAAAGAGAAGTCCGCCTATCTTATGGCAGATGAGACGATAGAATTCGGCCACACATTAGAGAACCAAATACAAGGGCAGATTGATGCGGGTTTTGTGATTACTGGATTATATGAAGATGACTTTGGTGGAAGAAGACCGATCGATTCCTTTATTAAAAGTTTTGTAGCCACACGTGCGGTTAAAATGAAACTAGATTAA